In the genome of Acidimicrobiia bacterium, one region contains:
- a CDS encoding GNAT family N-acetyltransferase produces the protein MPAFDLRPIDAAEALGLRRALLPGSEAHPGDEHEDRRHVGVFKGEQLVGVGTAHPQPMPGGLHAGAWRIRGLAVEHGHRGRGLGTLLLQDLFDHATSLGGTLAWALVPPEAAGFFIRHRFDGSAIDDRMRLMSVAIRPTTRSWAI, from the coding sequence ATGCCCGCCTTCGACCTGAGACCGATCGATGCCGCCGAGGCACTCGGGCTCCGACGGGCCCTGCTTCCCGGATCGGAGGCACATCCGGGTGACGAACACGAAGACAGGCGCCACGTAGGCGTGTTCAAGGGTGAGCAGCTCGTCGGCGTCGGAACGGCCCACCCGCAGCCGATGCCAGGAGGCCTACATGCTGGTGCCTGGCGGATACGGGGCCTGGCCGTCGAGCACGGTCACCGCGGTCGGGGACTGGGAACGCTTCTCCTTCAAGACCTCTTCGACCACGCCACCTCGCTCGGTGGCACCCTTGCCTGGGCGCTGGTGCCGCCGGAGGCGGCGGGATTCTTCATCCGGCACCGTTTCGATGGCTCGGCTATCGACGATCGGATGCGTCTGATGTCGGTCGCCATCCGCCCGACCACCCGCTCCTGGGCGATCTGA
- a CDS encoding beta-ketoacyl-ACP synthase III produces the protein MMTQRIGIMGFGSYVPSRVMTNEEWSRLVDTDDEWIVSRTGIRERRFAADDESTLDLAAHAAEKAIADAGLTPNDIDEIIVATDTPEVYTPDTAAHLQHRIGARQVIAYDLGGSGCAGFVLALDIARTRVQVAAKRILVVGVEVISRIMDWSDRATCVLFGDAAGAVVVGEGDRVRAEIVAADAGTDGSAADILMVETGGTRRPFTLEAAERNEQKQILMNGREVYRQAVKRMSEAAEKVVSMAGRLREEIAVVIPHQANLRIIDSVRAKLGLREEQVYVNVDRFGNTGSATVPLALAEAVSAGRIVAGDLVVLTAFGAGFHWAAVALEF, from the coding sequence ATGATGACGCAGCGGATCGGGATCATGGGCTTCGGCTCCTACGTGCCGTCGCGGGTAATGACCAACGAGGAGTGGTCGCGCCTCGTCGACACCGATGACGAGTGGATCGTCAGCCGCACCGGCATCCGGGAGCGCCGGTTCGCCGCCGACGACGAGTCGACCCTCGACCTCGCCGCCCACGCCGCCGAGAAGGCCATCGCCGATGCCGGCCTCACCCCGAACGACATCGACGAGATCATCGTCGCCACCGACACCCCCGAGGTGTACACGCCCGACACCGCCGCCCACCTTCAGCACCGCATCGGTGCCCGGCAGGTGATCGCCTACGACCTCGGCGGCAGCGGCTGCGCCGGTTTCGTGCTCGCCCTCGACATCGCCAGGACGCGGGTGCAGGTGGCGGCGAAGCGGATCCTGGTGGTGGGCGTGGAGGTGATCTCGCGCATCATGGACTGGAGCGACCGTGCCACATGCGTCCTCTTCGGCGACGCCGCCGGGGCCGTCGTCGTCGGGGAAGGCGACCGGGTGCGGGCCGAGATCGTCGCCGCCGATGCCGGCACCGACGGCAGCGCAGCCGACATCCTCATGGTGGAGACCGGAGGCACCCGGCGGCCTTTCACCCTCGAGGCCGCCGAGCGCAACGAGCAGAAGCAGATCCTGATGAACGGGCGGGAGGTGTACCGCCAGGCCGTGAAGCGGATGTCGGAGGCCGCCGAGAAGGTCGTGTCCATGGCGGGGCGCCTACGCGAGGAGATCGCCGTGGTGATCCCACATCAGGCCAACCTGAGGATCATCGATTCGGTGCGAGCCAAGCTGGGGCTGCGTGAGGAGCAGGTGTACGTGAACGTCGATCGGTTCGGCAACACCGGGTCGGCCACGGTTCCCCTGGCGCTGGCCGAGGCGGTGTCGGCGGGCCGCATCGTCGCCGGAGACCTGGTGGTGCTCACCGCGTTCGGCGCAGGGTTTCACTGGGCGGCGGTGGCGCTCGAGTTCTGA
- a CDS encoding DUF5698 domain-containing protein, producing the protein MELFLGSLAIFGLRIGDVSISSVRIVTLMRGRIWLAALLGFFESLFWVSAAAIVFTNLDHPIRIVSFAAGFAVGTLLGGYVERWVAMGSALVRVIAPVEDPPVAPALRAAGFAVTVLNAEGRYGEVRLNFTVLPRRRVRELMTIVDQVNPAAFVTVEEVRIAEMERIKRSSAIRK; encoded by the coding sequence ATGGAACTCTTCCTCGGTTCGCTGGCAATCTTCGGCCTCCGCATCGGCGACGTCTCGATCTCATCGGTACGCATCGTCACCCTGATGCGGGGGCGTATCTGGCTGGCGGCGCTGCTCGGCTTCTTCGAGTCGCTGTTCTGGGTGAGCGCCGCCGCCATCGTGTTCACCAACCTGGACCATCCCATCCGGATCGTCTCGTTCGCTGCCGGGTTCGCCGTCGGAACCCTGCTCGGTGGGTACGTGGAACGCTGGGTGGCGATGGGATCGGCGCTGGTCAGGGTGATCGCCCCGGTGGAGGATCCGCCGGTGGCACCTGCGCTGCGAGCGGCCGGCTTCGCGGTGACGGTCCTCAACGCCGAAGGCAGGTACGGGGAGGTGCGACTCAACTTCACAGTGCTCCCCAGGAGAAGGGTGAGGGAGCTGATGACGATCGTCGATCAGGTGAACCCGGCGGCGTTCGTCACCGTCGAAGAGGTCCGCATCGCCGAGATGGAGCGGATCAAGCGAAGCTCGGCGATCCGGAAATAG
- a CDS encoding sigma-70 family RNA polymerase sigma factor, protein MAYCLRRSDTRSDAEDAVSETFLVVWRRLDEIPEGPARIPWVFGVARRVLANQYRSRDRRARLEERLTPPSEASPPEFEAVHGALERLRPDDREILTLSAWDDLDNDQIAVVLATTPANVAVRLHRARRRLARQLARLGAGAEEVKSQDPSRTPDGVRGVDMQEERRR, encoded by the coding sequence ATGGCCTACTGCCTGCGCCGCAGCGACACCCGGTCCGATGCCGAGGACGCCGTGTCCGAGACCTTCCTGGTGGTGTGGCGCCGCCTCGACGAGATCCCGGAAGGCCCGGCGCGCATCCCATGGGTGTTCGGGGTGGCGCGACGGGTGCTCGCCAACCAGTACCGGTCGCGGGATCGCCGTGCCCGCCTCGAGGAGCGCCTCACCCCGCCGTCCGAGGCGTCGCCCCCCGAGTTCGAGGCGGTGCATGGGGCGTTGGAGCGCCTCCGCCCCGACGATCGGGAGATCCTGACCCTCTCCGCCTGGGACGACCTGGACAACGACCAGATCGCCGTGGTGCTCGCCACGACACCGGCCAATGTGGCGGTGCGGTTGCACCGTGCCCGTCGCCGCCTCGCCCGACAGCTGGCTCGACTTGGCGCCGGCGCAGAGGAAGTGAAATCGCAGGACCCCTCCCGGACACCTGACGGTGTGAGGGGCGTCGACATGCAGGAGGAGAGACGGAGATGA
- a CDS encoding hydrophobic protein, translating to MDEKLMRILLVVGAVVVAVVLFLWVLKVIWWLTIGVAVVLLIGFLLREKA from the coding sequence ATGGACGAGAAGCTCATGCGCATCCTCCTCGTGGTCGGGGCCGTGGTCGTCGCCGTCGTCCTGTTCCTGTGGGTGCTCAAGGTCATCTGGTGGCTGACGATCGGGGTGGCCGTGGTGCTGCTGATCGGCTTCCTCCTCAGGGAGAAGGCGTAG
- a CDS encoding DUF5671 domain-containing protein, with product MIAGLIPLIVLGGIVFIIASLARRRGDGPPPGGGFSVRRLFVYLLGFAALLVGAIGMVELLAIAFGSGGDRVGAEIASPLAMTVVGLPVFALLGRWVLATHSADPTEAGSVAWALYLNATLVLSVSLVVVHAFDATEGLVAWEWHAEGVAGLLVWAAVWASHWRVWRRIQPVLFPFLHMWLASAVGLWVLGAAVAFFVDDVVRRFFPAPDGLVIAPDSRDMWLAATGIVIGGAVWGWHWLGHGLGSTRSEGWYAYVLLLGVMVGLIATVVAAGLLVFLVLEWFLGSPGMSAVDHFREVAPALGLGTVGLASWRYHRGVLGASARRDRNEIDRIYDYIVTGVGLGTVSVAFAILVLAVFDALAPASVVDERVGGDVLLTAITLLVVGVPMWAVTWRRVQRLATQNHGEVESVTRRVYLYAVFGVGAAVAFGALISLLVVVFRALFEEVVDEAMVRQIDMPVALLLTTGVSSMYHWLVYRSEREVETRAPRRAVMLVAGGDVDIEEIEERANVRVRLLRRSDGAGGDVGAIVRAIDSAVGSHLVVIVEPGEVTAIPYE from the coding sequence GTGATCGCCGGCCTCATCCCGCTCATCGTCCTCGGCGGGATCGTGTTCATCATCGCCTCCCTGGCCCGGCGCCGCGGCGACGGGCCGCCGCCGGGCGGTGGGTTCTCGGTGCGCCGCCTGTTCGTCTACCTGCTCGGCTTCGCCGCCCTGCTGGTGGGTGCCATCGGCATGGTCGAGTTGCTGGCGATCGCCTTTGGATCGGGGGGCGATCGTGTCGGCGCCGAGATCGCGTCACCTCTGGCCATGACCGTGGTCGGCCTGCCGGTGTTCGCCCTGCTGGGGCGTTGGGTGCTGGCCACCCATTCCGCCGATCCCACCGAAGCGGGCTCTGTGGCATGGGCGCTCTACCTGAACGCCACTCTCGTGCTCTCGGTGTCGTTGGTCGTGGTCCATGCCTTCGACGCCACCGAGGGTCTCGTCGCCTGGGAGTGGCATGCCGAGGGGGTGGCCGGCCTCCTGGTCTGGGCGGCGGTGTGGGCCTCACACTGGCGGGTGTGGCGGCGAATCCAGCCCGTGCTGTTCCCCTTCCTGCACATGTGGCTGGCCTCCGCCGTCGGGCTCTGGGTACTGGGCGCCGCCGTCGCCTTCTTCGTCGACGACGTGGTGAGGCGCTTCTTTCCTGCTCCGGATGGTCTGGTCATCGCCCCCGACAGCCGCGACATGTGGCTGGCGGCCACCGGGATCGTGATCGGCGGGGCGGTGTGGGGATGGCACTGGCTGGGGCACGGGCTTGGCTCCACTCGGAGCGAGGGCTGGTACGCCTACGTCCTGCTGCTCGGAGTGATGGTGGGGCTGATCGCCACCGTCGTGGCCGCAGGCCTGCTCGTGTTCCTGGTGCTCGAGTGGTTCCTCGGATCGCCCGGGATGAGCGCTGTCGACCACTTCCGGGAGGTCGCCCCGGCGCTGGGCCTGGGGACGGTGGGGTTGGCCTCGTGGCGGTATCACCGGGGGGTTCTCGGTGCTTCGGCCCGGCGGGATCGAAACGAGATCGACCGGATCTACGACTACATCGTCACCGGTGTCGGCCTGGGAACGGTCTCCGTCGCCTTCGCCATCCTGGTGCTTGCCGTCTTCGATGCCCTGGCTCCGGCGTCGGTGGTGGACGAGCGGGTGGGTGGCGACGTGCTGCTCACCGCCATCACCCTCCTGGTGGTGGGCGTGCCGATGTGGGCCGTGACCTGGCGACGGGTACAGCGCCTCGCCACCCAGAACCATGGAGAGGTGGAGTCGGTGACCCGGCGGGTGTACCTGTACGCCGTGTTCGGGGTGGGGGCCGCCGTCGCCTTCGGGGCGCTGATCTCCCTCCTGGTGGTCGTGTTCCGGGCGTTGTTCGAAGAGGTGGTCGACGAGGCGATGGTTCGCCAGATCGACATGCCGGTGGCGTTGCTGCTCACCACCGGGGTCTCCTCGATGTACCACTGGCTGGTCTATCGCTCGGAGCGGGAGGTCGAGACGCGAGCGCCGCGCCGTGCGGTGATGCTGGTGGCCGGGGGCGACGTCGACATCGAGGAGATCGAAGAGCGGGCCAATGTCAGGGTGCGGCTGCTGAGGCGATCGGATGGTGCCGGCGGCGATGTCGGGGCGATCGTTCGGGCCATCGACTCGGCGGTGGGCTCTCACCTCGTGGTGATCGTCGAGCCGGGTGAGGTGACGGCGATCCCCTACGAGTGA
- a CDS encoding magnesium transporter CorA family protein, translating into MQHLFHSAPGAETAVEVTATDLAQVRAAGGWLWLDVYDFTHEDVEEIGATLGFDPLDVEDVLDWSKFPKVGEHPDYTLVVGHALSAREAERLAVVEHDAFLGDGLLVTFHREDLPSFAWGRQFVLQPGVLAGAGPDLLWARMAEVGAARYLPLVDGLEERIAELEDRAVLGDPGVPADVLALRRDAQTVRQITLSQRDALRTLVRESLPGIGKPARRRLAHVADDHARLTEILEGARMLLGSALEAYRGTMAERANEVMKVLTVFAAIVLPLSLIAGVYGMNFAHMPELQWRWAYPAVLGLMVLVAVGLWAYFGRRGFIGGPRLGAVPGLVGRGLVEFVKLTAKPAVLLFDLTRGNGRREEG; encoded by the coding sequence GTGCAGCACCTGTTCCACTCAGCCCCCGGGGCCGAGACGGCAGTCGAGGTGACGGCCACCGACCTGGCCCAGGTGCGGGCTGCCGGCGGCTGGCTCTGGCTCGACGTCTACGACTTCACGCACGAGGATGTCGAAGAGATCGGCGCCACTCTCGGCTTCGACCCACTCGACGTCGAGGACGTCCTCGACTGGTCCAAGTTCCCCAAGGTGGGAGAGCACCCCGACTACACGTTGGTCGTCGGCCATGCCCTCTCGGCACGAGAGGCGGAACGGCTGGCGGTCGTGGAGCACGACGCCTTCCTGGGCGACGGCCTGTTGGTGACGTTCCACCGTGAGGATCTGCCGTCGTTCGCCTGGGGCCGCCAGTTCGTCCTCCAACCGGGAGTTCTCGCCGGGGCTGGTCCGGACCTGTTGTGGGCGAGGATGGCCGAGGTGGGGGCGGCTCGATACCTTCCCCTGGTGGACGGGCTGGAGGAACGGATAGCCGAACTGGAGGACCGGGCCGTGCTCGGCGATCCGGGCGTGCCGGCCGACGTCCTCGCTCTTCGGCGCGACGCCCAGACGGTTCGACAGATCACGCTGTCGCAGCGCGACGCTCTGCGCACCCTGGTGCGCGAGTCACTGCCCGGAATCGGCAAGCCGGCGCGACGGCGTCTCGCCCACGTGGCAGACGATCACGCCCGCCTCACCGAGATCCTGGAGGGTGCCCGCATGCTGCTGGGCAGCGCACTGGAGGCCTACCGGGGGACGATGGCGGAGCGGGCCAACGAGGTGATGAAGGTGCTCACCGTCTTCGCCGCCATCGTGCTCCCGCTGTCGCTGATCGCCGGCGTGTACGGGATGAACTTCGCCCACATGCCCGAGTTGCAGTGGCGGTGGGCGTACCCGGCGGTCCTGGGTCTGATGGTCCTGGTGGCGGTGGGACTGTGGGCGTACTTCGGGCGTCGCGGCTTCATCGGCGGACCGCGCCTGGGCGCCGTTCCCGGGCTCGTGGGCAGGGGTCTCGTCGAGTTCGTGAAGCTCACCGCCAAGCCGGCAGTGCTGTTGTTCGATCTGACCCGGGGGAACGGTCGGCGAGAAGAGGGATGA
- a CDS encoding fasciclin domain-containing protein, with amino-acid sequence MFNRLSRIALVAAAFTLVVAACGDDDATTTTTAAPTTTVATTTTTAPMPEAMDIVETAEAAGSFATLLTAVEAAGLTETLQGEGPFTVFAPTDDAFAMLPEGTIEALLADIPSLTDILLYHVVSGAVTSDVVVGLDSAATVQGSEITIEVVDGEVILNGSVKVVTVDIAASNGVIHVIDAVLLPPAPPAEAMDIVETAEAAGSFATLLTAVEAAGLTETLQGEGPFTVFAPTDDAFAMLPEGTIEALLADIPSLTDILLYHVVSGAVTSDVVVGLDSAATVQGSEITIEVVDGEVILNGSVKVVTVDIAASNGVIHVIDAVLLP; translated from the coding sequence ATGTTCAACCGTTTGAGCCGGATCGCCCTGGTGGCGGCCGCTTTCACTCTGGTCGTGGCCGCATGCGGCGACGACGACGCGACGACGACCACGACGGCCGCGCCGACCACCACGGTGGCGACTACCACCACCACCGCCCCGATGCCCGAGGCGATGGACATCGTGGAGACGGCCGAGGCGGCGGGTTCGTTCGCCACGCTGCTCACCGCAGTCGAGGCTGCCGGACTGACCGAGACCCTCCAGGGTGAGGGGCCGTTCACCGTGTTCGCCCCCACCGACGACGCCTTCGCCATGCTCCCCGAAGGGACCATCGAGGCGTTGCTCGCCGACATCCCTTCCCTCACCGACATCCTGCTGTACCACGTCGTCTCCGGCGCCGTGACCAGCGACGTCGTGGTCGGCCTGGACTCGGCGGCCACCGTTCAGGGCTCTGAGATCACCATCGAGGTCGTCGACGGCGAGGTGATCCTCAACGGTTCGGTCAAGGTCGTCACCGTGGACATCGCCGCCTCCAACGGCGTCATCCACGTCATCGACGCAGTCCTCCTGCCGCCGGCGCCCCCGGCCGAGGCGATGGACATCGTGGAGACGGCCGAGGCGGCGGGTTCGTTCGCCACGCTGCTCACCGCAGTCGAGGCTGCCGGACTGACCGAGACCCTCCAGGGTGAGGGGCCGTTCACCGTGTTCGCCCCCACCGACGACGCCTTCGCCATGCTCCCCGAAGGGACCATCGAGGCGTTGCTCGCCGACATCCCTTCCCTCACCGACATCCTGCTGTACCACGTCGTCTCCGGCGCCGTGACCAGCGACGTCGTGGTCGGCCTGGACTCGGCGGCCACCGTTCAGGGCTCTGAGATCACCATCGAGGTCGTCGACGGCGAGGTGATCCTCAACGGTTCGGTCAAGGTCGTCACCGTGGACATCGCCGCCTCCAACGGCGTCATCCACGTCATCGACGCAGTCCTCCTGCCGTAA
- a CDS encoding PQQ-dependent sugar dehydrogenase, which translates to MTVIAGSALTGYLLFAEPFTDGPGTTSSLIAVSTTGTPETTLPGAPSTTTQGTGTTQPVLSPDAGPLQGLALQTLATGIPFPVFAASIPGDQRVFVLERQGRVRLIDPDLGLLETPYLNLLDRVGSGGIENGLLGMAFHPDFAANGRLFVYYTDASLNSKVSEFQADGVDTPTVSASTERVILEVPQSGIRHRAGMLQFGPDGYLYIALGDGGMGDHAAQDLTTHQGSILRIDIDSGDPYAIPADNPFAAGGGLAEIWAYGLRNPWRFSIDDGLIYIGDVGQSEWEEINVQPLTSAGLDYGWPNFEGTSCYKPTDGCEMTGWVAPTLAYTHEEGCSVTGGYVYRGVSIPELGGHYFYADWCNGWIRSFRYEGGEALDQQDWSEDLDGAGQVSSFGIDGSGELLVVDSNGSVHRVVAER; encoded by the coding sequence GTGACCGTCATCGCCGGGAGCGCCCTGACCGGCTATCTGTTGTTCGCAGAGCCCTTCACCGACGGCCCGGGGACGACATCGAGCCTGATTGCCGTTTCGACTACTGGCACCCCGGAAACCACACTCCCGGGCGCGCCGTCCACGACCACTCAGGGGACTGGCACCACCCAGCCCGTGCTCTCGCCTGACGCCGGGCCTCTTCAGGGCCTGGCTCTGCAGACCCTGGCCACAGGGATCCCGTTCCCAGTGTTCGCCGCCTCGATTCCCGGAGACCAGCGGGTCTTCGTCCTGGAGCGACAGGGCCGGGTACGTCTGATCGACCCCGATCTCGGCCTGCTCGAGACGCCGTACCTCAACCTGCTCGACCGCGTCGGATCCGGGGGCATCGAGAACGGACTGCTCGGCATGGCGTTCCACCCTGACTTCGCAGCCAACGGAAGGCTCTTCGTCTACTACACGGACGCTTCGCTCAACTCGAAGGTCTCCGAGTTCCAGGCGGACGGAGTCGACACACCCACGGTGAGCGCATCCACCGAGCGCGTGATCCTCGAGGTTCCCCAGAGCGGAATCCGTCACCGGGCGGGAATGCTGCAGTTCGGACCCGATGGGTACCTCTACATCGCTCTCGGTGACGGGGGTATGGGAGATCACGCCGCCCAGGACCTGACGACCCATCAGGGGAGCATCCTGCGAATCGATATCGACTCGGGCGATCCGTACGCCATCCCCGCGGACAACCCGTTTGCCGCGGGCGGGGGTCTGGCCGAGATCTGGGCATACGGGCTACGCAATCCGTGGAGGTTCTCAATCGATGACGGCCTCATCTACATCGGTGACGTCGGCCAGTCGGAGTGGGAGGAGATCAATGTGCAGCCACTCACCTCGGCAGGGCTCGACTACGGCTGGCCCAATTTCGAGGGAACCTCCTGCTACAAGCCAACCGACGGGTGCGAGATGACCGGCTGGGTGGCACCGACACTGGCCTACACCCACGAGGAGGGCTGCTCGGTGACCGGTGGTTACGTCTACCGGGGAGTGTCCATCCCCGAGCTGGGTGGCCACTACTTCTACGCCGACTGGTGCAACGGCTGGATCCGCTCTTTCCGTTACGAAGGCGGCGAAGCACTCGACCAGCAGGACTGGTCCGAGGACCTCGACGGTGCCGGACAGGTGTCGAGCTTCGGCATCGACGGCAGCGGCGAGCTGCTGGTGGTCGACTCCAACGGGAGCGTGCACCGGGTGGTGGCGGAGAGATAG
- a CDS encoding acyl-CoA dehydrogenase family protein, producing MDFEPTEEQETLRRVVREFAAAEITPHAAEWDRTGEFPLATVRAMGELGLFGIPFAEEHGGAGSDLATFCVAVEEIARADSSLAITLEAAVSLGATPIHHYGTDEQKRRWLPDLTAGRALAAFGLTEPDAGSDAGATRTRARLDGDEWVIDGAKSFITNSGTPITSLVTITARTGDEGISTILVPAGTSGLIVEPGYRKMGWRASDTHGIRLEECRVPAENLLGDRGRGLSQFLAILDEGRVAVAAMSVGVAQACLDHALAYAGERTAFGRPIGANQGVAFPLADLQVDVDASRLLTMRAAWLRDAGRPFHREAAQAKLFASEAAVRATRTATQVFGGAGFMDDSPVARLYRDAKVLEIGEGTSEIQRLIIARSLGLPV from the coding sequence GTGGATTTCGAGCCGACCGAGGAGCAGGAGACGCTGCGGCGGGTGGTGCGCGAGTTCGCAGCCGCCGAGATCACCCCGCATGCTGCCGAGTGGGACCGCACCGGTGAGTTCCCGCTGGCGACGGTACGAGCCATGGGCGAGCTCGGGCTGTTCGGCATCCCCTTCGCCGAGGAACACGGGGGAGCCGGGTCCGACCTGGCGACCTTCTGTGTGGCGGTCGAGGAGATAGCCAGGGCGGACTCGTCGCTGGCGATCACCCTGGAGGCGGCGGTGAGCCTGGGGGCCACCCCAATCCATCACTACGGCACCGACGAGCAGAAGCGGCGGTGGCTACCGGATCTGACTGCCGGGCGTGCCTTGGCCGCATTCGGGCTCACCGAACCCGACGCCGGCTCCGACGCGGGAGCCACCCGGACCCGGGCCCGGCTCGATGGCGATGAGTGGGTGATCGACGGGGCGAAGTCGTTCATCACCAACTCGGGGACCCCCATCACCTCGCTGGTGACGATCACCGCCCGCACCGGCGACGAGGGCATCTCGACGATCCTGGTGCCTGCGGGCACGTCGGGGCTGATCGTGGAGCCGGGCTATCGCAAGATGGGCTGGCGCGCCTCGGACACCCACGGGATCAGGCTCGAGGAGTGTCGGGTGCCCGCCGAGAACCTGCTCGGTGACAGGGGGCGGGGGCTGTCGCAGTTTCTCGCCATCCTCGACGAGGGACGGGTCGCGGTGGCCGCCATGTCGGTCGGAGTCGCCCAGGCATGCCTGGACCACGCCCTGGCCTACGCCGGGGAGCGCACCGCCTTCGGCCGGCCGATCGGCGCCAACCAGGGCGTGGCCTTCCCCCTGGCGGACCTGCAGGTCGACGTCGACGCGTCCCGTCTGCTCACCATGCGGGCCGCCTGGCTGCGCGACGCCGGCCGGCCGTTTCACCGCGAGGCCGCTCAGGCCAAGCTGTTCGCCTCGGAGGCGGCGGTACGGGCGACGCGAACCGCCACCCAGGTGTTCGGTGGCGCCGGGTTCATGGACGACTCGCCGGTGGCCCGGCTCTACCGGGACGCCAAGGTGCTGGAGATCGGGGAGGGGACCTCGGAGATCCAGCGGCTGATCATCGCTCGCAGCCTCGGCCTCCCGGTCTGA
- a CDS encoding DMT family transporter has product MIRLIGLAGTITISFSAIFVRLADVAPTTAAFFRVGYAVPVLFLIHRFVSDGRSRRQRLMAFGAGAFFAADLISWHLSIRYIGAGLSTVVANSQVLWVGILAWILLGEKPTRASFAVVPLMLIGITLIGGLGRDDAYGVNPGLGAVLALVAGLCYAGFLMMLRSSNRGMAHPSGPLLDASFSASLILLVVSPLDSGFDLAFSWPAHGWLLALGVVIQVGGWIMITATLPRLPALETSVMLLLQPALTVIWAGIIFTEDLSWVQWSGVVLVMGGILASALAGAAQIRRAGAARAPAG; this is encoded by the coding sequence GTGATCCGTCTCATCGGCCTGGCCGGCACCATCACCATCTCCTTCTCGGCGATCTTCGTCAGGCTCGCCGACGTCGCACCGACCACGGCCGCCTTCTTCCGGGTCGGATACGCCGTCCCGGTCCTGTTCTTGATCCACCGGTTCGTGTCGGACGGCCGCAGCCGCCGGCAACGGCTGATGGCGTTCGGCGCCGGCGCGTTCTTCGCCGCCGACCTGATCAGCTGGCACCTGTCGATCCGCTACATCGGCGCCGGCCTCTCCACCGTCGTGGCCAACTCCCAGGTGCTGTGGGTGGGCATCCTCGCCTGGATCCTCCTCGGCGAGAAGCCGACCAGGGCGTCTTTCGCCGTGGTTCCCCTGATGTTGATCGGCATCACCCTGATCGGCGGGCTCGGGCGCGACGACGCCTACGGCGTCAACCCGGGGTTGGGGGCGGTGCTCGCCCTGGTCGCCGGGCTCTGTTACGCAGGGTTCCTCATGATGCTGCGCTCGTCCAATCGGGGGATGGCGCATCCGTCCGGCCCACTGCTCGACGCCAGCTTCAGTGCCAGCCTGATCCTTCTGGTGGTGTCACCGCTCGACTCGGGCTTCGACCTGGCCTTTTCCTGGCCGGCGCACGGCTGGCTGCTCGCCCTGGGGGTCGTCATCCAGGTGGGCGGGTGGATCATGATCACCGCCACCCTCCCCAGGCTCCCCGCCCTGGAGACCTCGGTGATGCTGCTGCTGCAGCCTGCGCTGACCGTGATATGGGCGGGAATCATCTTCACCGAGGACCTCTCCTGGGTGCAGTGGTCCGGGGTCGTCCTGGTGATGGGAGGCATCCTCGCCTCGGCCCTGGCCGGAGCGGCCCAGATCAGACGAGCGGGCGCAGCCAGGGCCCCAGCCGGCTGA
- a CDS encoding alanyl-tRNA editing protein: MTEELASRDAYLTSTEAMVIAAGDDGVVLDRTVFYARGGGQPGDTGLIEWDAGSVRVVDTVKGPSGVRHLVEGDPPPMGASVTATIDWERRHLLMRTHTALHVLSAVIWRDFGAKVTGGNMEPGVARMDFELDGISVEFGREVEGRLAAALAQGHPVTVRFLPRSEALADPDLIRTKVNLIPEWVDPIRIIEIGSIDKQADGGTHVASTTEVGAVRVVGTESKGKGNKRMRIELA, from the coding sequence GTGACCGAAGAGCTGGCCTCCCGCGACGCCTATCTGACCAGCACCGAAGCGATGGTGATCGCAGCCGGCGACGATGGCGTCGTGCTGGATCGCACGGTGTTCTACGCCCGGGGCGGCGGCCAGCCGGGCGACACCGGGCTCATCGAGTGGGACGCAGGCTCGGTGCGGGTGGTCGACACGGTGAAGGGGCCGTCGGGAGTGCGACATCTCGTCGAGGGCGATCCTCCTCCGATGGGGGCATCGGTGACGGCGACCATCGACTGGGAGCGGCGACACCTGTTGATGCGCACGCACACCGCCCTGCACGTGCTCTCGGCGGTGATCTGGCGCGACTTCGGAGCCAAGGTGACCGGAGGCAACATGGAGCCCGGAGTCGCCCGCATGGACTTCGAGCTGGACGGGATCTCAGTGGAGTTCGGCCGTGAGGTGGAGGGGCGTCTCGCCGCGGCCCTTGCCCAGGGGCATCCGGTCACGGTGCGCTTCCTTCCGCGGTCCGAGGCCCTCGCCGACCCCGACCTCATCCGGACCAAGGTGAACCTGATCCCGGAGTGGGTGGACCCGATCCGCATCATCGAGATCGGGAGCATCGACAAGCAGGCGGATGGTGGCACGCACGTCGCCAGCACCACCGAGGTGGGAGCGGTGCGGGTGGTCGGGACCGAGAGCAAGGGCAAGGGCAACAAGCGGATGCGCATCGAGCTCGCCTGA